One genomic window of Corynebacterium pseudotuberculosis includes the following:
- a CDS encoding ABC transporter substrate-binding protein, translated as MKKTTAQYLALVSVAALALTACGESAADKQAAHDKTAASEAKIQVASCDETLSFNKAPEKVLVMSETDISILHDLDVIDKVVAKAGAKRVEGISPSLEKAIANIPTIAAGELDTGGAKVSTEAILELKPDLVIGFDTGADRQALKDAGIPLYSPDAFCPNASAKKADWGLVNNEIDKLATIFDVKGKGEELKKSVQDKLKQQGSTQGDTSAVMLYITPGSDEFYAYGNTSMVQPILEANGLKNVYADNPERVFDSSMEEILAKNPDRIVLLSESSDSDAAMKTFLNFPGAKDLKAVQNNHVAHMPFILTDPPTTLSVEGASYLHNLIK; from the coding sequence ATGAAGAAGACAACTGCTCAATATTTAGCCCTAGTGTCCGTTGCGGCCTTAGCACTCACTGCCTGCGGCGAAAGCGCGGCGGATAAACAGGCCGCTCACGATAAGACCGCTGCATCGGAAGCCAAAATACAAGTGGCTAGTTGTGATGAAACACTGAGCTTTAACAAGGCCCCCGAGAAAGTCCTGGTCATGTCAGAAACAGACATTTCGATCCTCCACGACCTTGACGTGATAGACAAAGTCGTGGCAAAAGCTGGCGCCAAGCGGGTAGAAGGCATTAGTCCGAGTCTAGAGAAGGCAATAGCAAACATTCCCACTATCGCAGCCGGCGAATTAGACACCGGCGGCGCAAAGGTTTCCACGGAAGCCATTCTTGAGCTCAAGCCTGACCTTGTTATCGGCTTTGACACAGGGGCAGACCGACAAGCATTAAAGGACGCTGGAATCCCCTTATATTCTCCAGACGCGTTCTGTCCCAATGCCTCCGCTAAAAAAGCCGATTGGGGCTTAGTGAACAATGAGATAGACAAGCTTGCCACGATCTTTGATGTGAAAGGCAAAGGGGAAGAGCTTAAGAAGTCCGTCCAAGACAAGCTCAAGCAGCAAGGCAGCACCCAAGGGGATACGTCTGCCGTCATGCTCTATATCACCCCCGGTTCGGATGAGTTTTATGCCTATGGCAACACTTCGATGGTGCAACCTATTTTGGAGGCCAATGGACTCAAGAACGTCTACGCAGACAACCCAGAGCGAGTCTTTGATTCCTCTATGGAAGAGATACTGGCTAAGAACCCTGATCGGATTGTCCTGCTCTCTGAATCCTCAGACTCCGACGCTGCCATGAAGACTTTCTTAAATTTCCCGGGAGCGAAAGATCTCAAGGCTGTCCAGAATAATCACGTTGCACACATGCCTTTCATCCTGACAGATCCTCCCACCACGCTGTCTGTAGAAGGCGCGTCCTACCTGCACAATCTAATCAAATAG
- a CDS encoding DUF4229 domain-containing protein, whose product MSENSRPIVDPQVRTAARKAVIVYGIARCALFIVLTAIIQGIAVAIGAPVPILISATLALILAMPLSMFVFKGIRVQATQAVALWSAQRKAEKDWVKSELSSR is encoded by the coding sequence ATGTCAGAGAATTCTCGTCCGATCGTCGATCCGCAGGTAAGAACTGCTGCCCGGAAAGCCGTCATCGTGTACGGTATCGCACGATGCGCACTTTTTATCGTGCTGACCGCCATCATTCAGGGGATTGCGGTAGCCATCGGCGCCCCAGTGCCAATCCTTATTTCAGCCACGCTGGCATTAATCCTGGCCATGCCTCTATCCATGTTTGTGTTTAAAGGGATCAGGGTTCAAGCTACTCAGGCCGTAGCGTTATGGAGTGCACAACGCAAGGCCGAGAAGGATTGGGTTAAAAGCGAATTATCCAGCCGCTAA
- a CDS encoding FecCD family ABC transporter permease, with the protein MFISQGHQLTVQYTGQRTTITTLVLSIMVLFIPALSVCIGAAGVAPSHVFGVILSHIPHVPVDISWDRATDAIIWHNRFPRVLLGLAVGAILGVSGVVFQAVIRNSLAEPYVLGVSSGASTGAAFSLIILGLSSAWAMGFFAFAGSVIATCAVLIIAGRSSSPLKLILSGLAIGFGAQAFTNFIIFTNGSPETNQAVMFWMLGSLGRARWQAVVATIIVAIFLTLLMAIIGPLLDALASGDETARAVGVPPEITRLLVLIVVSAAVAIAVSSSGGIGFVGLIVPHIMRIVSGYSHRMLVINTALASALFLVLADALARVLISPQELPIGVLTGLIGAPVLAILIRRTTNV; encoded by the coding sequence TTGTTTATCAGTCAGGGGCACCAACTCACAGTGCAATACACAGGGCAGCGCACCACGATAACCACGCTGGTGCTCAGTATCATGGTGCTTTTTATCCCGGCATTAAGCGTATGCATCGGAGCTGCGGGAGTCGCGCCTTCCCATGTGTTTGGCGTCATTTTAAGCCACATCCCGCATGTACCCGTCGATATCAGCTGGGATAGAGCCACCGATGCGATTATCTGGCACAACCGTTTTCCGCGAGTGCTACTGGGACTTGCAGTCGGCGCAATATTGGGCGTCTCTGGAGTAGTCTTCCAGGCCGTAATCCGGAATTCTTTAGCGGAGCCCTACGTCCTGGGAGTAAGCTCTGGGGCTTCCACCGGCGCGGCGTTTTCCTTGATTATCCTCGGTTTAAGCTCCGCGTGGGCCATGGGATTCTTTGCCTTTGCCGGTTCTGTCATTGCTACATGTGCTGTTCTAATCATTGCAGGTCGCAGCTCATCCCCACTCAAGCTCATACTTTCTGGATTAGCAATCGGATTTGGCGCACAGGCTTTTACCAACTTCATCATCTTTACCAACGGCTCTCCGGAGACAAACCAAGCAGTGATGTTCTGGATGTTGGGTTCCCTAGGCCGAGCGCGCTGGCAAGCGGTGGTTGCAACAATTATTGTCGCCATCTTTTTGACTCTGCTTATGGCCATAATCGGACCGCTCTTGGATGCTCTGGCCAGTGGCGATGAGACCGCACGGGCTGTAGGCGTGCCCCCTGAAATTACTCGGTTACTCGTTCTCATCGTGGTATCTGCCGCCGTGGCAATAGCCGTGAGTAGCTCCGGCGGTATCGGTTTTGTTGGTCTTATTGTCCCCCACATAATGCGCATAGTCTCTGGTTATAGTCACCGCATGTTGGTAATCAATACCGCTTTGGCCTCTGCGTTATTTCTTGTACTTGCAGATGCCTTGGCGCGGGTGCTGATTAGCCCGCAAGAGCTTCCTATCGGAGTGCTCACCGGCCTGATTGGCGCACCGGTTCTAGCAATCCTTATTCGACGAACTACAAACGTATAG
- the ccsB gene encoding c-type cytochrome biogenesis protein CcsB has translation MNVNPNLASLSDMAFASSFVIYFIALVLSIVFYMKTRTFIDLERERVNERALVTVGSESDSTEGMGTELDSADDQISKVGASAEKFAGMTQMIVWLGVVVHAASVILRGLSASRFPFGNLYEYVLVISCFAVAIAAFFLQRREMRVLWPWVLTPILALLFFGGTKLYADSAPVVPALQSFWFPIHVSTVSIGASIGMISGVASVLYLLRLYQEQGKEKGVLGALAKPLPSAKLLDAIAYRTAIITVPVFGLGIILGAIWAESAWGRFWGWDPKETVAFATWILYAAYLHARATSGWRDSRAAWINIVALCTMVFNLFFINMVVSGLHSYAGLN, from the coding sequence ATGAACGTCAACCCGAATCTTGCGTCGCTATCCGATATGGCATTTGCGTCGAGCTTCGTCATCTATTTTATTGCTCTTGTACTCTCGATTGTCTTTTATATGAAAACGAGAACGTTCATTGACCTGGAACGGGAAAGAGTCAATGAACGGGCGCTCGTGACCGTGGGGAGCGAATCCGATAGTACCGAGGGGATGGGCACCGAGCTGGATTCTGCGGATGATCAAATCTCTAAGGTGGGAGCATCTGCAGAAAAGTTTGCTGGTATGACCCAGATGATCGTGTGGTTGGGCGTTGTTGTTCACGCCGCCTCTGTGATCTTGCGCGGTCTATCCGCTTCGCGGTTCCCCTTTGGCAATCTTTATGAATATGTCTTGGTGATCAGCTGTTTCGCGGTAGCGATTGCGGCGTTCTTCTTGCAACGGCGAGAAATGCGCGTGTTGTGGCCATGGGTTCTCACCCCTATCTTGGCTCTGCTCTTTTTTGGTGGGACCAAGCTCTATGCTGATTCCGCTCCGGTAGTACCTGCTTTGCAGTCGTTCTGGTTCCCGATCCATGTATCTACAGTGTCTATAGGCGCTTCTATCGGCATGATCTCTGGCGTTGCTTCCGTGCTTTATCTGCTGCGTTTATACCAGGAGCAAGGCAAGGAAAAGGGCGTGCTAGGGGCACTGGCCAAGCCGTTGCCCTCTGCAAAGCTTCTCGACGCCATCGCGTATCGCACAGCGATTATCACTGTGCCGGTCTTTGGTCTAGGCATTATTTTAGGAGCAATTTGGGCAGAAAGTGCGTGGGGGCGCTTCTGGGGATGGGATCCTAAAGAGACCGTGGCTTTTGCTACTTGGATCCTTTATGCGGCTTATCTGCACGCACGTGCTACCTCAGGATGGCGGGACTCCCGGGCTGCGTGGATCAATATTGTAGCGCTTTGCACCATGGTATTTAATCTCTTTTTTATTAATATGGTGGTCTCCGGTTTGCACTCATATGCGGGTCTGAACTAA
- a CDS encoding o-succinylbenzoate synthase, protein MTQAKPLSAWGATIDEVLERAHVVALPMRVPFRGVTTREALLFRGPVGWGEFAPFSDYSPEESAYWLSSGLEMAYQGPPKAMRDCVEVNGTIPAVIPEQVPEVMAHFDGCRTFKVKVAEKGHSLSDDVARVNAVREAMPSAIIRVDANRGWSVEQAFCAAKQLSPLDYMEQPCATVAELIELRQRLIRAGLFVRVAADEAIRRAEDPYEVARAQAADVAVVKAAPLGGPRKLLQIAEFMRARGLDITVASALDTGVGMNAGLAAVAALPKHTDDEDFDVPPAAAGLATQRLFVEDITAPRQIVDGQLAVEMLSPDPDRLSEFSVKDSRRDAWLQRLQEAWEFLER, encoded by the coding sequence ATGACACAAGCGAAACCCCTATCAGCGTGGGGCGCCACAATAGATGAGGTACTTGAGCGCGCCCACGTGGTTGCACTTCCTATGAGGGTGCCTTTCCGTGGCGTGACCACGCGTGAAGCCCTTCTGTTCCGAGGTCCGGTCGGCTGGGGAGAGTTTGCACCCTTTTCGGACTATAGCCCTGAAGAATCCGCCTATTGGCTTTCTTCGGGTCTGGAAATGGCTTATCAGGGCCCACCGAAGGCTATGCGTGACTGCGTAGAGGTCAACGGCACCATCCCGGCAGTGATTCCAGAGCAGGTGCCTGAAGTGATGGCGCATTTTGATGGATGCCGGACTTTCAAAGTAAAAGTTGCGGAGAAAGGTCATTCACTTTCGGATGATGTTGCTCGTGTGAATGCTGTTCGGGAGGCCATGCCCTCGGCAATAATACGCGTTGACGCGAACCGTGGTTGGTCTGTCGAACAAGCCTTTTGCGCCGCCAAGCAGTTGAGCCCTCTGGACTATATGGAGCAGCCTTGCGCAACGGTTGCGGAACTTATTGAGCTGCGCCAGCGTCTTATACGGGCCGGTTTGTTTGTTCGAGTTGCCGCGGATGAGGCGATACGCAGAGCAGAAGATCCTTATGAGGTGGCGCGTGCACAAGCGGCAGACGTCGCAGTGGTAAAAGCGGCCCCCCTAGGAGGACCACGAAAATTGTTGCAGATCGCCGAGTTTATGCGTGCGCGTGGTCTAGACATAACAGTGGCCAGTGCTCTAGACACAGGCGTGGGGATGAATGCCGGGCTGGCAGCAGTCGCGGCTTTGCCTAAACACACTGATGATGAAGACTTTGACGTGCCCCCGGCAGCGGCAGGGCTGGCTACACAGCGGCTTTTTGTGGAGGACATCACTGCACCACGTCAGATCGTCGACGGGCAGCTGGCTGTGGAAATGCTCTCCCCGGACCCCGATCGGCTCTCGGAATTTAGTGTTAAAGATAGTCGCCGCGATGCGTGGTTGCAGCGGCTACAGGAGGCGTGGGAATTCCTAGAGCGTTAA
- a CDS encoding 1,4-dihydroxy-2-naphthoate polyprenyltransferase — protein MSKATFADWKEGARPHTWANAFAPVIIGSGAAAQAHGFSWWRALLALVVAWALIVGVNYANDYSDGIRGTDDDRTGPLRLTGSGLAQPEDVKRAAFLAFGVAAIAGIALCLASAWWLIAVGALCILGAWFYTGGKNPYGYRGLGEVSVFVFFGLVAVLGTQFTQLGRVTWVGFGCAVAVGAMSAGVNLVNNLRDIPTDSAAGKTTLAVILGDTATRRLYCVLVAIPFAVSLAFFAVSPWAGIGIIALPLVIKAAQPVVKGRHAQDLIPVLGATGKSMAVWAVATAIALAAG, from the coding sequence ATGTCAAAAGCTACTTTTGCCGATTGGAAAGAAGGCGCCCGTCCTCACACGTGGGCCAATGCCTTTGCCCCCGTCATCATCGGTTCTGGCGCCGCAGCCCAAGCCCATGGTTTTAGCTGGTGGCGGGCCCTGTTGGCGCTCGTTGTCGCATGGGCACTCATCGTAGGAGTGAACTACGCAAACGATTATTCAGATGGAATCCGCGGTACAGATGATGACCGCACTGGCCCACTACGGCTAACGGGATCTGGATTGGCGCAACCGGAGGACGTTAAACGAGCTGCTTTTCTAGCTTTCGGAGTAGCAGCGATCGCCGGCATCGCCTTGTGTTTAGCAAGCGCATGGTGGCTTATTGCCGTGGGCGCTCTTTGCATCCTCGGGGCCTGGTTTTATACCGGCGGGAAAAATCCCTATGGGTACCGTGGACTCGGCGAAGTCTCAGTCTTTGTATTCTTTGGCCTTGTTGCAGTACTAGGAACTCAGTTCACTCAGCTCGGCAGAGTCACGTGGGTTGGTTTCGGTTGTGCCGTAGCGGTAGGAGCAATGTCCGCCGGGGTAAACCTTGTAAATAACCTCCGCGATATTCCCACCGATTCTGCCGCAGGGAAAACTACCCTTGCGGTTATTCTTGGCGATACCGCAACCCGCCGCTTGTATTGCGTCCTCGTAGCCATACCGTTTGCGGTTTCCCTTGCGTTCTTTGCAGTTTCACCCTGGGCTGGCATCGGCATTATCGCCCTTCCGCTTGTGATAAAAGCAGCACAACCTGTGGTGAAAGGACGCCACGCTCAGGATCTTATCCCGGTACTCGGCGCTACTGGAAAGTCCATGGCGGTATGGGCCGTAGCAACTGCCATAGCATTAGCGGCTGGATAA
- a CDS encoding 1,4-dihydroxy-2-naphthoyl-CoA synthase, producing the protein MDEQKTYSTDNPFDASQWETVAGFQDLTDITYHRHVGEGRENGIVRIAFDRPEVRNAFRPHTVDELYRALDHARRTPDVGTVLLTGNGPSEKDGGWAFCSGGDQRIRGRSGYRYATEHAHDDATADESTVDTAREKVEGGRLHILEVQRLIRTMPKVVIAVVNGWAAGGGHSLHVVCDMTIASRQEARFKQTDADVGSFDAGYGSAYLAKMVGQKFAREIFFLGRTYDAETMQRMGAVNIVADHKNLEDEAIQMAREINGKSPTAQRMLKFAFNLTDDGLMGQQVFAGEATRLAYMTDEAVEGKEAFLQKRAPDWNDFPYYY; encoded by the coding sequence ATGGATGAGCAGAAAACATACAGTACCGATAATCCTTTTGATGCTTCCCAGTGGGAGACCGTCGCGGGGTTCCAGGATCTTACTGATATCACGTACCACCGTCACGTAGGTGAAGGACGAGAAAACGGAATTGTGCGCATAGCTTTTGACCGCCCTGAAGTCCGTAATGCTTTCCGACCCCACACTGTCGACGAGCTCTATCGCGCACTCGACCACGCTCGCCGCACACCCGATGTGGGCACCGTACTGCTTACCGGAAATGGGCCGAGCGAAAAAGATGGTGGCTGGGCCTTCTGTTCCGGCGGCGATCAACGTATCCGCGGACGTTCCGGATATAGGTACGCCACTGAGCACGCTCACGACGACGCCACCGCAGACGAATCAACAGTGGACACTGCCAGGGAAAAGGTCGAAGGTGGCAGGCTGCACATTCTTGAGGTACAACGACTCATCCGCACCATGCCCAAAGTGGTTATAGCGGTAGTCAACGGCTGGGCCGCAGGTGGCGGGCACTCTTTACACGTTGTGTGTGACATGACAATCGCTTCCCGCCAGGAGGCTCGATTCAAGCAGACCGATGCCGATGTGGGATCCTTTGATGCCGGCTATGGTTCCGCATATCTAGCAAAAATGGTAGGGCAGAAATTTGCTCGTGAAATCTTTTTCCTTGGGCGTACATACGACGCCGAGACGATGCAACGCATGGGTGCTGTAAATATCGTTGCAGATCACAAGAATCTAGAGGACGAGGCCATTCAGATGGCCCGCGAAATCAACGGCAAGTCCCCTACCGCCCAACGCATGCTCAAGTTTGCTTTTAACCTCACCGACGACGGCCTCATGGGGCAGCAAGTTTTTGCCGGTGAAGCCACTCGCCTGGCATATATGACGGATGAAGCGGTGGAAGGCAAAGAAGCCTTCCTGCAAAAACGCGCTCCTGATTGGAATGACTTTCCTTATTACTACTAA
- the menE gene encoding o-succinylbenzoate--CoA ligase, whose translation MHVLEPLVVPTHNPASILDRLEQAIVGQRSFLPLPSDDKDRAELLRRTQRVGHPIDPDIALVMSTSGSTGIPKGAMLTAGNLVSSADATHQFLGGEAQWLLAMPAHHIAGMQILVRSIIAGYDPIVVDVSRGFNVAAFAAAAASVEGERVYTSLTPLQLLKAMDTLVGIEALRVFTAILVGGAPLRADDRRAAKELGINVVTTYGASETSGGCVYNGRPVPGATIRVINERIHLGGPMIAQGYRNIPDHHAFSQPGWFITSDAGILNDGILEVVGRLDNVIDSGGLKIHPEVLERKLCDVPGVTAACVVGLPDRRFGHIIVAAYEGNAHPTTIISALDDLPRWQLPKDIRRVESLPLIGPGKIDRRGVTALFTQQ comes from the coding sequence GTGCATGTACTTGAGCCCCTCGTTGTCCCCACGCATAATCCTGCCAGCATCCTCGACCGCTTGGAACAGGCCATCGTGGGGCAGCGTAGCTTCCTCCCCCTTCCGTCCGACGATAAAGATCGGGCCGAACTACTGCGCAGAACCCAACGCGTGGGTCACCCCATCGATCCAGATATTGCTCTGGTCATGAGTACTTCCGGCTCCACCGGGATCCCCAAAGGCGCTATGCTCACCGCGGGCAACCTTGTGTCTTCTGCAGACGCTACGCACCAGTTTCTCGGTGGCGAGGCCCAGTGGCTGCTGGCTATGCCGGCTCATCACATCGCGGGAATGCAGATACTGGTTCGCTCGATCATTGCTGGTTATGATCCCATTGTTGTCGATGTTTCACGCGGCTTTAACGTGGCTGCTTTTGCCGCTGCCGCAGCAAGCGTCGAAGGCGAACGGGTTTACACATCATTGACGCCCCTGCAATTGCTTAAAGCAATGGATACTTTGGTGGGCATCGAGGCTCTTCGAGTCTTCACGGCGATCCTGGTGGGCGGCGCTCCTTTGCGTGCCGACGACCGCCGCGCGGCCAAAGAACTCGGCATCAACGTGGTGACCACTTACGGCGCCTCAGAGACATCCGGAGGCTGCGTATATAACGGCCGCCCGGTGCCTGGCGCGACGATACGCGTTATCAACGAGCGCATTCACCTTGGCGGCCCTATGATAGCGCAGGGATACCGTAATATCCCCGATCACCATGCGTTTTCTCAACCCGGCTGGTTTATTACCTCCGACGCGGGCATCCTCAATGACGGAATACTTGAAGTTGTAGGCAGGCTCGATAACGTTATCGACTCTGGTGGCTTAAAGATTCACCCCGAAGTTTTGGAGCGCAAACTTTGCGATGTCCCTGGAGTCACGGCGGCTTGCGTAGTGGGGCTACCCGACAGGCGATTCGGCCACATTATTGTCGCAGCTTATGAGGGCAATGCACATCCTACAACTATCATTTCCGCGCTTGATGATCTCCCTCGTTGGCAGTTGCCCAAGGACATCCGTCGAGTGGAATCTCTGCCACTTATCGGCCCCGGAAAAATTGATCGTAGGGGTGTCACCGCCCTTTTCACACAACAGTGA